AGTTGGAGGGCAGAGACATGAGGACTGCTGGGGCTCCATAGCTGAGAAAATGTGAATCCCAGGTTcaggaagagaccctgcctcaaaagaacaGGGAGTGTAATAGAAAAGGACactggagccaggcgttggtggctcacacctttaatcccagcactcgggaggcagatgcaggtggatctctgtgagttcgaggccagcctggtctccagagcgagtgctaggataggctccaaagctacacagagaaaccctgtctcgaaaaaccaaaaaaaaaaaaaaaaaaaaaacgacactagataccttcttctggcttctgcaagcCTAGGAGCACACACCctcccaatacacacacacacacacacacacacacacacacacacacacacacacacacaaataaataatactcaaaaaaaaaaaaagccacacacctttaatcccagcactcaggagaacagGCAGAGCtatttgagtttgagaccagcctgatctactgagtgagttccaagacagcctccaaagccacagagaaaccttatctcgaaaaaacaaaaacaacaaaaaagtccccaaaaagggctggcaagatgctTCAGTAGGTAAAACACTTAATGCCAACTTGGTTAACTCCTTGAGTTTAATCCCTCAGACCCACAGGTAGAGGACCAATTTCCAAAAGTTGTCCCATGGCCTCAAAATGCATCTTATGACATGTGATTTCCcgtatacattaaataaatgtaattctaaaaatatttttcaaaaattcaaaaaatattttctgattctaCAGATTAAAAAAACAGTCATTCCTGGGGTTCTGAGTATTTGAGTATTTGCTGTGGTACTATTTGCTGCAGAGGTCTGTAataggcagattttttttttcttggaagtgGGCATGGGATCCAAGGCATCACAAACGCTAAGCAATTGCTCTACTGTTGAGATACTCCTACAGTCCCCGGGTAAGACTTTTCTTCTAGGCCTCTCACTGTGTACTCTAGTTGTTTTCCCTCACAAAGGGTCATCACAGGCTCATTCCTGGGTATGTTCATCCGTAGAACCCCGAGGCAGAACACTTAACGTAATGATGACTGGAATCTTCAGAACATACATGCATCTGCTAGCCAGGgacatatgagtgttttgttttttgagactatgtagccctgtctggtctggaactcacggtatagaccaggctggccttgaactcattgaggtctgcctgcccctgcctcccaaggactgggattccaagtatgggccaccacacctCATCTCACCTCACCGGGAATCAACCTGAAGGACCTATTTGGTTCCCATGATAACACATCCCTTTCTTTGCCCTCTCTTgacctgggctttttgttttgagttttgagataggattttgtttagctcaggctggttttAAACTTCCTTTGTAGTCatggatgatcttgaacttctgaccctcctgcctccagctcccaaatactgggattacagacatgcacacctGGTTTATGGGGTACTGGGGATGGAaaccaggacttcatgcatgtgAGGCGGCACTCTACCAACCTGGGGATGTGGAGCCACATCCCCAACCTGATTGGTTCTTTCTCTACTTCTTACCTGCCCTAGGGAAGGCAGGTTGAGGCCAGTCCTGGACACTGACCCCTTCTATAAACTCCTCCTCAATGTCCCGATAATGGCAAGAGGTAgccatgcccagccttagctCTCCCCCACTccacttttttgagacaaagtctcactgtgtagctttggctggctgggaactcacagagattctcctgcctctgcctcctaagaggtgagatcacagacatgtgccacGACACCAgcctctttctgtctttggttATGCTCTTAAACACAACTGCCTGGCATGTTGGTCCAGGGATGGGACATCACGTAGGATGTGAGCACCCAGCCTGCACTCTTCTGGGGGCCACTTAAAGGGCTCTAAGGTTCAGACCCATCAGTCGCTCCAGCTGTCGGGTGACATTCTCAAGATCAATCAAGTCCTCAAGCTCTTCTCACACATCAACAGGATCCTTACCCCCAGAACAGCCACTGAGAGCCCACATGTGGAACCCCACATAGTCCCTAAATTCTCCTCCCACAGTTCTTGGCTCTATCCCTGGGGCCACACCTGAAGCAGTCCtcgggggctggacagatggttcagaggccaacagcactggctgttcttccaaaggtcctgagttcaattcccagcaaccacatggtagctcacaaccatctgtagtgagttCTGGCACCCCCTTCTGGACTACAGGcacatatgcagacagaacactacacACACCTGCGTTTGCACACTGCATTTTCTTATGGACCTTAGTCCCAAGCCACCCTCTCATCTTTTATACTCCAAAGATGCCAATGTGGAGGTCCCTTTTATTCTACAAACTTTGGTGAAGAGAGTCAACTCAACACCCACATTCTAGATGATTCTATCTCTAGTAACAAGAACAAAGATCACACTAGCTATGTAAACTTCAATAGCGCTgcattcttgttattttgagacaaaatctctgTATAccgggtatggtggcacacacttttaatcccagcattgcagaggcagaggcaggcagtctctgtgagttagaggccagcgtTTTctaaacttgtctcaaaaaaaaaaaaaaaaaaaaaaaagaatctcaccCTGTAGCTTggagtggcctggaactcaccatccCAGGCTAGATTCAAACTCgaagtgatccccctgcctctgccacccaagtgctcgGGTTATGGGAATGAACCAGCATATCTGCCTTCTACAGTGCTTTTGACAGACCACTCTTGTTTGTAGGCGTTTCTGTGCCTCTTGGCCAATTTCCTGTGCTTAGACTCGACCCTGGTTGACCCCAGATATGCCACTGCTGCATTATTTCAAAGGTAGGGTGTCATCATGTATTCAGTTTGGACTTAAACTTTACGTGTCTCCTAGGCCGGCCTTGAATgtggttttgtgggttttgtttgttgaggcaATGCAGCCTAGCCAGCCTCAGACTATATGTGGAGGATGACCTTTTACTCCTGATCTTTCAGCCTTCAACTCCTAGGTGCTAGATTATAGGTGTGACCCAACAAGCCTGGTTTAGgaggtgctggggatcgaacccagagCTTCCTGCATATTACACAAGCGCTCTTCCAACTGTGCTATGTTCCCAGCTTTGAACTTccgatcttcctgcttcagcgtCCCCCGTTCTCAGTGGAGTCACCGTTATGCCCCTTCTCCCCGAGGTTCTGCTCGCCAGTCTTCTTGCCCCACATCCAGCAGCCAAACTGGCCACTTAAtgtctccctggggaggggggcgGATGCCTGTATTACTAATAGAGCCCCTCCTCCGCCACCCATCGAAGGGAGTGGAGTGGAGGCTGCGGCTTGGCAGGAGAAGGTGCGCTACCATCTCGATGAGCTGACCCGCAATCCTGGAAAAGAAGGTGCAGCCAGGCGAGGCTACAAGTGACAGTGGAGTAGGCAGGGTCACTTCTGGCCAGGCTGGGAAGTAAGGCTGAGATAGGGCTCTTTGGAAACCAGACAGctcggaggaggaggaggaggcttcgATTAGCCTTGCAGGTCAGTTGAGCTTTGGATGGGCAGCGCAAAAAAGGGCCGCTCCAGGGGAGGATGAGCTAGTGCAGTTGTGGAGGCCGGCTGAGAGGGTAGAGAGGAGGCGAGCATCGTCACCGTCATCCATCAGCACATTTATTGACAGCCCCTAGGAGGCGGGGCTGGGGACAGAACATACAAAGACAAGGACCTGCCCTCAAAAAGGTTCCATTCTAAGGAGACAGGGACAGAAAAAATACAGAATGGTCTTCCCTGGGGATGGCCGGCCCTCACCTGAGCAGGTAAGAAGCCTCTGTCCTGCCTTGCCCCAGGGCCAGCTGCAAGGCCCTAGGGAGTGTCCCAGGGCCCGCAGCTGAGGCATGACCACCTGGCTCCTAGGCGGAGGGCCCCCAAACTGCGGAAAGGGTTAGCTCAGGATATGAGGAGAACAATCCAGTAAGCCTTGGCCAATAAGTTCGAGCCCAGTCATGTGGCAGGGTGCGACAGGCCTCTCCCAAGCAAGCCCCCCCCGGGGGGGCAGCAGGCCCCCATATAGTTCTTTTCATTTGGAGACCTGGCTTGGCACCCTGGAGGACCGGggagacaataaaataaaataaaataaaaaggcagagtTTCCTTGGTGACCGAGGTCCAGCaccctgcccaccccacccccagccctctgCGGGCCTCTTCGGGAAGCCCCTCTTCCCCAGCTCAGCCTCCAGGGCCCTGGGCCTGCCTGAGGCTAGGGGGAGgggcctgcccctccccccacccagacagtggggggggaggaggagccACGAATCAAGTTTGTCTGGACCCCCGCTGGGAGGCCGAGCCCTGACTCCTACCGATGAGGGGGTTCAGGCTGAGAGGGTCGAGGGCTCAGCAGAGGGGCTGGGCCAAAGGGGCACCCGGGAGAGCCCTTCAGTGGGGGCACTGGGCGGGAGTCCAAGGGGGGCAGGCTCCGGGGTACGGCTGGAGGTGGCCCCCGGGCGGCCCCGGTGGGCAGCACGGCAGCAGCAGGGAAGGGTTTGGGGGGATCCATGGCggtggcggcagcagcagcagcagcagcagcagcagtagtggGGGCCGGCTGGGCAGAGCGTTCCCGACGCCTCAGCACTTCCTGCAGTTTCTCCGCCTGCGTCCGCCTCAGGTGGGCCAGGGCGCGGCCCCTCTGGAAGGCTGGCAAGAAGGCCTCCAGGCTCTGTTCCCCCAGCAGCAGCTGCTCCATTTGGACCTGGGCAGGGTccaggagggaaaaggaaagttGGGCGGAGGCAATCCGATCCAATCAGAGACTGACGCCTTCTTCCCCGACGGTGACAAGCCAGCAGAGGCCCTGAGCTTCCAACCTGGCCCAGCCTCTGGCTGACCCAGACAGGACAGATGGCCACCCTCTTTCCACAGTAAAGGGCTGTCCCATGCCCTTCAACTCAGGGTCTGCTCCCAACCCAGCCCAGAGACCCTGCCCTCCAGTTGTAGATATCCCTAGGACATCAAACTCTGCCTTTCCGGGAAGTTCTGTAGGCAATCATGGCGGGCTTCTCAGAGACAGCTGGCTCTCAAGTGTTTGATGCAATGACAACCCCAATGGGACAAGATGGGCCTCCCTCCCTGTTCACCTGGACCCAGCCGCCTCTACCCctcacctcagcctcctgctCAGCCTCTTCCAGTTCAGCCTGCAGCCAGCCCAGCGCACATTGGGGGCTCCAGCGATGCATGCTCTCCTCTGAGGACCACAGGGGGACAGACCAGACAGGGACTCTGACTCCTATTGACCGCAGGTGACTACAGTTCCCACCTCAGTGACCTCCAAATCCTCaactggcttttttgttttgtttgagacagggtctcttacagCCTCTAACCTTGAACTCTGGgctgtgtagcctgggctagccttgaacccctGCTCCTCCAGTCTCTAGACCATAAAGTGCTGcgattataggcatgcacaaacaagtttacttatttttttgtctgtttttatactgagatttctttttaaaaagattttatttttaattatgagtatatgtctatgtgtgagtaagtactcttaactgagtTCAGGTCCTTGAAGAGGCCAAATGTTGtcagacccccacccccactcccaggaTCTGGAGTATTTGAGCTGTccaacttgggtgctgggaaccaaattccagtcctttccaactgctgagccatctctccagctatcaccatcatcatttgAGAAAGGTCTCATGggtacccaggctggcctgccaaACATGGTACTGGccatcttcctgagtgctggagttgcaagcatgcaccaccatggcagGCTCAGTTGTTCAATAACATGGTCACTACTGAGTGTTTATGGACAAATATCCTCCTCACTATCACATCGAGGCTACCACCACCCAACCCAGTAATTAGGTAAGACATGAGGCAGCCCTTTACcctggaataaaaataaataaataaagctgagaCTGACCACAGGGGCAGTCTAGGTTTCaagtttacattctttttttccttttcttctttttttttttttttttaaaaaaaattaatttagggGTTGGAGacacggctcagaggttaagagcactggctgctcttccagaggtcctgacttcaattcccagcaaccacatggtggctcacaaccatctgttatgagatctggtgccctcttctggtgtgcagatatacatggaagcagaatgttgtatacataataaataaagaaaatcttttaaaaaatttaatttaatgtgcatgtttgttttgcttgcctgcctgtatgtatgtatgtatatcatgtgaatgccaggtgcccatggagatcagaaggtACCattgattccctggaactggaactacaggtagttgtgagctgccatgtggtaggaattgaatctaggtcttctggaagagcagacagtgcactcatgtaaacactgagccatatcccagccccctttctccttttctgtttgttttgatggtgggtttttcaaaacaatttacatttttattttatgttcttgtgtgtgttatgtgtgggcACACTCATGCCCCTGCATagttatggaggtcagaggacaatttatgggaACTGGCTTTCCTCTTCTACCATGTAagtcccaaggatcaaactcaagtgtcTGTACTCAACGAACCATGTCAtcagccttgatttttttttttttttttttttgagggagggtagcccagggtggcctcaaactcactctgtagccaagttTGGCCTTGCACTACTGATCCTCCTGTGTTTGCTTCCCATGTGGTGGGACTATAGACAAATGCCCCCATGCCCAGGTTAGGCACCCTTCAACTACCCAGGGCTCCCATaaggccacttcctcctccttctttttcctttctctctctctctctttctttctttctttctttctttctttctttctttcttttatgtttgtttgtttgttt
This genomic stretch from Cricetulus griseus strain 17A/GY chromosome 4, alternate assembly CriGri-PICRH-1.0, whole genome shotgun sequence harbors:
- the Vps37d gene encoding vacuolar protein sorting-associated protein 37D isoform X2 codes for the protein MYRARAARAGPEPGSPGRFGILSTGQLRDLLQDEPKLDRIVRLSRKFQGLQLERDACLASNYALAKENLALRPRLEMGRTALAIKYQELREVAENCADKLQRLEESMHRWSPQCALGWLQAELEEAEQEAEVQMEQLLLGEQSLEAFLPAFQRGRALAHLRRTQAEKLQEVLRRRERSAQPAPTTAAAAAAAAAATAMDPPKPFPAAAVLPTGAARGPPPAVPRSLPPLDSRPVPPLKGSPGCPFGPAPLLSPRPSQPEPPHR